One genomic segment of Rhizobium viscosum includes these proteins:
- a CDS encoding formate--tetrahydrofolate ligase, which translates to MTAIKSDIEIARAATKKPIFKIGGKLGIPPEQLVPYGHDKAKISAEFIAAQEGKKDGKLILVTAINPTPAGEGKTTTTVGLGDGLNRIGKKAIVCIREASLGPCFGVKGGAAGGGYAQVVPMEDINLHFTGDFHAITSAHNLLAAMIDNHIYWGNEENIDLRRITWRRVMDMNDRALRSMVSSLGGVSNGFPRQNGFDITVASEVMAILCLATDLKDLERRLGDIIIGYRFDKTPVYARDLKADGAMAVLLKDAMQPNLVQTLENNPAFVHGGPFANIAHGCNSVIATKTALKLGEYVVTEAGFGADLGAEKFFDIKCRKAGLKPSAAVIVATVRALKMNGGVKKDDLGVENVQALVRGCSNLGRHIANVRRFGVPVVVAINHFTSDTDAEIAAVKDFVARHGAEAILCRHWAEGSEGIEDLAYKVVELAESGQAKFEPLYGDDLPLLEKIEIVASKIYHAGEVTADKAVRDQLAAWEEQGYGKLPVCMAKTQYSFSTDPNLRGAPEGHIVSVREVRLSAGAGFVVVITGEIMTMPGLPKSPSAERIYLNDQGYIEGLF; encoded by the coding sequence ATGACTGCCATCAAATCCGATATAGAAATCGCACGCGCGGCGACGAAGAAGCCGATTTTCAAAATCGGCGGCAAGCTTGGCATTCCCCCGGAACAACTCGTCCCCTATGGACATGACAAGGCGAAGATCAGTGCCGAGTTCATCGCCGCCCAAGAGGGCAAGAAGGACGGCAAGTTGATCCTTGTTACCGCCATCAACCCGACGCCGGCGGGCGAGGGCAAGACGACGACCACCGTCGGTCTAGGCGATGGGCTGAACCGCATCGGCAAGAAGGCGATCGTCTGCATACGCGAGGCTTCGCTCGGTCCCTGCTTCGGCGTGAAGGGCGGGGCGGCGGGCGGCGGATATGCGCAGGTCGTGCCGATGGAAGACATTAACCTGCATTTCACGGGCGATTTCCACGCGATCACCTCGGCGCATAATCTGCTCGCGGCGATGATCGACAACCACATCTATTGGGGCAACGAAGAGAATATCGACCTGCGCCGCATTACCTGGCGGCGCGTAATGGACATGAACGACCGGGCGCTGCGCAGCATGGTGTCCTCGCTCGGCGGCGTATCCAACGGGTTCCCGCGGCAGAACGGCTTCGATATTACCGTCGCGTCCGAAGTCATGGCGATCCTCTGCCTGGCGACCGACCTCAAGGATCTGGAACGTCGGCTCGGCGATATCATCATCGGCTACCGCTTCGACAAGACGCCGGTCTATGCCCGCGACCTCAAGGCCGATGGGGCCATGGCCGTGCTCCTGAAGGATGCCATGCAGCCGAACCTCGTGCAGACGCTGGAAAACAATCCGGCCTTCGTGCATGGAGGGCCTTTCGCCAATATCGCCCATGGCTGCAATTCGGTGATTGCGACGAAGACAGCGCTGAAACTCGGCGAATATGTCGTGACGGAAGCGGGCTTCGGGGCAGATCTCGGGGCCGAGAAATTCTTCGACATCAAGTGCCGCAAGGCGGGATTGAAGCCGAGTGCTGCCGTGATCGTCGCGACCGTCCGGGCGCTGAAGATGAATGGCGGCGTGAAAAAGGACGATCTCGGCGTTGAGAATGTTCAGGCGCTGGTGCGCGGCTGTTCCAATCTCGGCCGCCACATTGCCAATGTACGCCGGTTCGGCGTGCCCGTTGTGGTCGCGATCAATCATTTCACGTCTGATACAGATGCGGAAATCGCTGCCGTCAAAGATTTCGTCGCGCGTCACGGCGCGGAAGCCATCCTCTGCCGTCACTGGGCGGAAGGGTCCGAAGGCATCGAGGACCTCGCCTATAAGGTTGTGGAGCTTGCCGAATCCGGACAGGCGAAGTTCGAGCCGCTTTATGGCGACGACCTGCCGCTGCTCGAAAAGATCGAGATCGTCGCCTCGAAGATCTATCACGCCGGCGAGGTGACGGCTGACAAGGCTGTACGCGACCAACTCGCAGCCTGGGAGGAACAGGGCTACGGCAAGCTGCCGGTCTGCATGGCGAAGACGCAATATTCCTTCTCTACGGATCCAAATCTGCGCGGTGCGCCCGAGGGGCATATCGTATCGGTGCGCGAGGTGCGCCTGTCGGCCGGCGCCGGTTTCGTGGTGGTCATCACCGGCGAGATCATGACCATGCCCGGCCTGCCGAAGTCGCCGTCGGCGGAGCGGATTTACCTGAATGACCAGGGTTATATCGAAGGGTTGTTCTGA